Genomic window (Acidobacteriota bacterium):
GATCTTCGATCTCCGCGTGAATCGCCGTCAACCGCTCTTCGGACTCGGCCGACGAGATTCGTTTGTATGTCCGCAAACGCTGCGACGTTTCGCTGATGTAATCCTGCGGGATCGCGACGTCGATGCCGAGATTGATGGAAACGCTGATCTCGTCGACGATCTCCTCGCCCTTGAGTTCGGCGATCGTCCGCTCGAGCATCTTCGTGTAAAGATCGAAACCGAGCGCGTCGAGCTGACCCGATTGCTGGCCGCCGAGGATGTTTCCGGCGCCGCGAAGTTCGAGGTCGAGCGCGGCGATCCGAAATCCCGCCCCGAGGTCCGAAAACTCGCGGATGGCACTCAGGCGGCGCCGCGCGATCGGCGTCAACTCGATCTCGGCCGGGATCAGCAGATATGCGTATGCCCGCCGGTTCGAGCGTCCGACGCGTCCGCGAAGCTGATAGAGCTGCGAAAGCCCGTAATTGTCGGCGCGGTTGATGATGATCGTGTTCGCCCGCGGGATGTCGATGCCGTTTTCGATGATCGTCGTCGCGACCAGGACGTCGAACTTGAAATCGACGAAATCGAGCACCGCTTGCTCCATTTCCTTCTCGTTCATCTGACCGTGAGCGATGACGATCCGCGCGTTCGGGACTATTCTTTTGACGTGCGCGGCGATCGTTTCGATGGTCTCGACACGATTATGGATGAAGAAGACCTGGCCGTTGCGCGCCATTTCGAGTTCGATCGCCGACTTGATCACTCCTTCCGAAAACTGCACGACCTGCGTGTTGATCGCCAACCGGTCCCGCGGCGGCGTTTCGATGACCGACATATCGCGCATTCCAAGCAGAGACATATTGAGCGTCCGCGGGATCGGCGTCGCCGACAGCGTCAGAACGTCGACCTTTTTCTTCAAATGCTTGAGTTTTTCCTTGTGCGCAACGCCGAACCGCTGCTCTTCGTCGACGACGACGAGTCCGAGATTCGGCAGCTTGACGTCGTTCGAAAGGACGCGGTGCGTCCCGATCAGGATGTCGACCTTGGAATTCTCAGCCGCCTCGACGACCGCTTTTTGTTCCTTCGCCGAACGGAATCGAGACAGGAGATCGATCGACACGGGAAACGCTGCAAAGCGCTTTTTGAAGGTTTCGAAATGCTGATACGCGAGTACCGTCGTCGGCGTCAGGACGGCAACCTGACGCCCGTCCATCACCGCCTTGAACGCGGCGCGCATCGCGACCTCGGTCTTGCCGTAGCCGACGTCGCCGATCACCAGACGGTCCATCGGCACGGCGGTTTCCATATCGCCCTTCGTGTCTTCGATGGCATTCGCCTGATCGACCGTCAGCTGATACGGGAACGCGTCCTCAAACTCTTTCTGCCACGGCGCGTCGGCCGAAAAAGCGAAGCCCTGGACCATTTTCCGTTCGGCATAAAGCCGCAAAAGCTCGTCGGCCATATCGCGCATCGCGCGTTTCGCCTTCGCCTTCGTCTTTTGCCATCCCAGTCCGCCGAGCCGGTCGAGCGACGGCTGCGTCGCTTCGCCGGACGAGTATCTTGAAACGAGGTCGAGCCGTTCCACCGGCACGAAAAGTTTCGTGTTATCGGCATAGACGAGCAGCATAAACTCGCGCTCGCTTCCCTGCGCGGCGATCGTCTGAAGCGCTTCGAAGCGGCCGATGCCGTGATCGACGTGGACGACGTAATCGCCCTGTTTCAGGTCGCGAAAGTCGGAGATGAAAGCTCCGAGCGCTTTGCGGCTGGCGATCTGCGTTTTCGGATTCGGCTTCGCGGCCTCGCGCTGAAGATTCTCGCCGAAAACGTCGATCTCGGTAAACACCGTAATTCCGAGTGAAGGGATTTCGAAGCCGCTCGACAGCTCCCCGATGTTGAGGTTTCGCGCCGGCACCTGTACGTCGTAATCGCGGAGGATCTCGGTGAACCGTTCGACCAGCCCAAGCGATTCGAAAACGAAGGAGTAATCCTCGAGCTTTTCCTTCGATTCGCGGACGAACGCCGCGATGTCGCCGTGAAACTTGCGCGTCGCGCGCGAGCCGATCTCGAATTCGGAATCGATTTCGATGGTCGGAAAGAGGAACATCGGGATTTGCGATTTGCGATTTGCGATTTGCGATTTTTGGGCTGGTTCGCCGGATTCGCCGTCATTGGAATCCGGTTCGACCGTTCCGAAATCCGAGATCTCCTCGCCCGTGCCGGCCGCGGCCTTGCCGAGCGCGCGTAGTTCGAGACGAGTCGCGCCGGAAAGACCTTCGCGGAGCTCCGGGCCGCTCAAAAAGAGTTCGGACGGCTCGAGCGCCAGCTCGCCCGCGCTGCGGATCTCATTGTATCGGTTCCCCAATCCGTCGGAAAATCCGGCCAGCGTCTGCTCCACCATTCCGGGCTCGTCGATCACGAAAACGGCGTCTTTCAGGTAATCGAAAACCGTCGAACCGCGGGGAGCGGTCAGCGGCAGCAAAAACTCCCAGCCGGGAAACGATTCGCCGTGGTCCGCAAATTCGGTTCGGTCGCGAACGGCGCGCGCATCCTTGTCATCGTCAAATTTCTCGCGCGCGAAAAACGCCCAGTCGCGAAAATCGGACGGGCTTGCCGAGAACTCGCGCATCGGAACGAGTTCGATCCGCGTCAGCTGTGCGGTCGAAAGCTGCGTATCGGGGTCAAATTCGCGGATCGAATCTACCGTGTCGCCGAAAAACTCCACACGCACGGGCATTTCAGCCGCCGGAGACCAGACGTCGACGATCCCGCCGCGAACCGAGAACTCGCCGACGTTCTTGATCGGCTCTTCGCGAACGTAGCCGCAGGCCGCGAGGCGTTCGACCAATTCCTCGGGCGCGAAATCCTCGTCCCGCGCGAGTACCGCGCCGAGTTTGCGAATCTCGCCCGGCGACGTCGTTCGGGTCGCCAGCGACTTCGCCGAAACGATGACGAGGTCCGGCGTCGACTGCGCCAGCCGCCAGAGTGCCAGAGCGCGGCGTTCCAAGGTTTCCGCGTGCGGCGAGATATTCGAATAGATGTCGGTCTCGAAGGACGGAAGCGAGACTATTTGCGAATTTCGATTTGCGATTTGCGAGTGGGCGTCAGCCGGCGCCGGGTTGTCGTTTCGTGCCTGTTTTTCCAAAAGGTACGCCAGGTCCGACTCGATGGTTTCAAGTTCCCCGTTTGTGTCGGTCACGACGACGAGGGTTTTCCCGAGCGCGGCCCGAATGCGGGTCAGCACGAACGCCTTCGCGGCAGTCGATGTCAGGCCCGCAAGCGACACAATCCGACCGCCGCGCCGAATTTCGGCGCAAACGCGTTCAAACTGGTCCGTTTCTCCGTTCATTTTCTCTGGCAAAGAACTCTGCGAATGGACAAAGTCAGATAATTGCCGCAACCTGAGCGCAGATTTCGGTCGCACGCATCTGATTTCGCGCCGTTCGTGAAATTCGTGAAATTCGCGGCGAAACCTACTCCAGGATCAAGATCTTCGCTTCGCCGGTGATGCAGTCGCCGTTCGGCGTCGAAACGGTCGTTTCGATCGTCACTACGGGCTTGTCCTCGCGAATCGCGGTCACGACCGCCTTCGCCGTCACCGTGTCGCCGAGAAACACGGGCGCGATGAAGCGCAGCGTTTGCGACATATAGACCAGCTTTCGCTCGCTGAGTTCATAGCCGAGAACCGCCGAAATGAACGCCGCGCCGAGCATTCCGTGAGCGATGCGTTTGCCGAAGCGCGTCTTCGACGCAAAATCGTCGTCGAGATGGATCGGATTGTAATCGCCCGAAACGTCCGCGAACTTGCGGATGACCTCATCCGTGACCTCTTTTGTGACGCTGAAAACGTCGCCGACTTTCAAATCCATATGATTTGACTTTCGCACGAACGAAACATCTTTTCAAATCGCTCGATTGCCGTTGCCCGAACCCGTAAACTATAATCAACGTTTTGATTTGGACCAACGGGATTTTCAATTTCGGGAAGACTGTGCGGCATATCCAAAATCCAAAATCTAAAATCCAAAATCGCTACTCGGCTATGTCAAATTCAATCACCGGCGCCGGCATCATCGAAAACAACGACCAGGTTCAGGCGCGTCTTGAGCATCTTGGCGAGCTTAAGGAACTGGTCGGCAACGTCTATCCGAACAAGTTCGACCGGACTAGCATTTCCGGACGAACGGACACGATCTCGGACATCATCGCGTTCGCGCCCGTCGCCGAGGTCGTCGGCGAGATCGGCGAGCATATCAAGACTCTGGCCGAAGGCGAACGTCCGCACGCCGAGATCAGGGACGCGCTCAACGAACGGCTGAAAGTATTCGGCAACGTTCGCGTCTCGGGCCGCCTGACGACAACGCCGCGGACAATGGGCAAAGCCGCGTTCGTTCATCTCAGCGACGGCAAGAACCGCATCCAGATCTACGTCAGAAAGGACGACGCGGCAGGAGTGAGAAACGATTTTGGATTTTCAGATTCCGATTCGAACAATCCCAATTCCCAAATCCCAAATCCCGAATCAATCTCCGGTTGGTCGATCTTCAAGCTCCTCGACGGCGGCGATTTTGTGGGTGTCGAGGGATTTCTGTTTCTGACTAACACGGGCGAATTGTCGATCCACGTCGAAAAACTCCAGTTCCTTTCGAAATCGCTTCTGCCGATGCCCGACAAGCTGCACGGCATCGCCGACGCCGAGATCCGCCAGCGTCAGCGTTACGCCGATCTCATCGCTTCGAGCCTTCAGGTCGAACACGAAGGACTGACGACGCGTCAGGTTTTTGAGGTCCGCGCGAAGGTCATCTCGTCGATTCGCAGATTCCTGGAAGACGACGGCTATATCGAGGTCGAAACGCCGATGCTGACGCCGAAGGCGACGGGAGCAGCAGCGAAACCGTTCGTCACGCATCACAACGCGCTCGACATCACGCTCTTCGCGCGCATCGCGCCGGAACTTTATCTCAAACGCCTGACGGTCGGCGGCTTTGAGAAGGTTTACGAACTGAACCGCAATTTCCGAAACGAGGGCATCTCGTACAAGCATAATCCGGAATTCACGATGCTCGAATTCTATTGCGCCTATATGGATGTCAACGGAATGATGGATTTTTGCGAGACGTTGCTGCGGCAGTCGGTCGAGAAAGCGACCGGCGGGTTGGTCGCGAATTACGAGGGAAAAGAGATCGATTTCGGCAAGTTCGAGAGGATTTCGATGCACGACGCGGTCGGAAAGCACGCGCCCGGCGCCGAGATAACGGACAAGAATCTTGTGGCTCTTTTTGAAGAACACGTCGAGCCGAACCTCATTCAGCCGACGTTCATCATCGATTTCCCGAAATCGATCTCGCCGCTCTCTAAGGCGTCGCCCGAGAATCCGGCGATCGCCGAGCGTTTCGAGCTTTTCATAAACGGAATGGAGGTCGCGAACGGCTTCTCGGAGTTGAACGATCCGCAGGAACAGTACGAGCGGTTTCTAGACCAGATGAACCAAAGGGAAAAAGGCGACGACGAGGCAATGGTGCTCGACGAAGATTACATCCGCGCGCTCAGCTACGGTATGCCGCCCGCGGCCGGGATCGGCATCGGAATCGACCGTCTCGTGATGCTTTTGACGAACAAGCACTCGATCCGCGACGTCATCCTTTTCCCGCATCTTCGGCCGGAGCAACGGATTTCGGATGTGTGATTTGGGATTTCGGATTTAGGGATCTGAATGTGGAATCTGTGGATTCTGGAATATCTAAAAGCCCCAATCACACATCCGAAATCCGAAATCAGCTCATTCCGTGCAATCGGAAAATTCTTTTTCCTCGCAGGCGAAGAGTTCCGGCACGATCTCGCGGGTTTGCTTGCGGACGTTGCGCCAGACGACCGAATTCACGTATGTCTCTTTCGTCCAACCGAGACGTTTCCTGTTCTTCCAGACGAATTTGTAGGCTTCGGGTTCGTCGGCGCCCTTCAGATGCTGGGCCTCGTGCAGAAGTATCGCGGCGCGCTCGGTGTCGTCGACCGGCACGTTGAAAAAATCTGGATAGATCGTCAGGATCTCGAACGGAAAGTTCGTCGCGGCGTAGGCATTTTCCTTTTCGACCGACGCATTCAGCCAGTTGTCTGTGCCGCGGTATGCGCTAAAGTACCGCAGAAGAGTGACTTCGCTCGAAAAACCCTTTTCATCGAGAATATCGATCGCTCGACCGACCGTCTTTTTCTGGTCGTATTCGAGGCGCTCGGCCGATCCGATGAGCGAAAGATAGAAGCCGAAGAGCGTGAACGCGATAGCGAAAACGCAGACGGAGGCTCGCCGCACGAGAACCGCGCCGAACGAACGTTCCCGGTTGCGTGCCGGCACCGCGAAACTCGAAACTTCGCGCAGGCTGCGCTGACAGCGCAGACATTCAGCGGCCGTCGCGAAGTTGACGAGATTACAGTCTGGACATTTCTTTTTCATCGGAGTCGGGATCGGAGCGCGCGCGGGAGTCGCCTAATTATTAAAAACATTCAATTCAAGAACGTTCCAGTTTTTTTGCGTCGCCGATAAACGCCGGTCGCGGATGCCGCATCAAACCCTTCAGTTTGCATATTACAGGCAATAAATTTAAGATTTTCAGTTGAGTCAATAATCAATGAACAGTATGAAACGAATCAGCTCGGCAATAATCACTATCTTATTCCTTTTCGCGTTCAACGCGCTCGGGCAGGAAACCGAACTAAAGGTGGTCGACGAAGTCGTCGCCCAGGTCAACGACGGTGTCATCACGCTCTCGCGCGTCAAGCGTGAAATGAAGTTTCGCGTCGATGCGATGGTCGAACAAGGCAAGACACGCGACGCTGCGACTGCCGAGATCAAAGGCAAGGAAGGCGAGGTGATTGCGAAGATCATCGAAGAAGAGCTCTTGATGCAAAAGGGCAAGGAGATCGGGGTTGAATCGGACGTCGATTCCGAGGTCAACCGGCGGTTTCTCGACATTATGAAACAGCAAAATCTGAAGACCATCGAGGCGCTGTACAAAGAAATGGAGAAACAGGGTCTTGACCCGCAGGAAGTCAAGGAGAGTTGGCGGCGGCAGTTCACGATCGACTTCGTCGTCAACCGCGAGGTTTACGGAAAGACGCTTTGGGGCTGGACCGGAAAAGAGGTCAAAGCATACTTCGAAAAGAACAAGGAACGTTTTCTTAAACCCGAGGTCGTGACGCTTTCCGAGATCTTCCTGAGCTTCGCCGGCCGCGACGAGGCTGCGGTTCGCGAGCGGGCGAAACAGATCGTCGCCGATCTCCGCAAAGGCGGCGACTTTCCCAAGACCGCGGCCGATAATTCGGATCGTCCGGATGTCAAGGAAACGAACGGCGCGGTCGGTTCGATTCCGATTCCGGAACTCAAGCGCATTTGCGAAAAATGTCTCGGACCGATCGGAGCAACCGCGAAGGGCGGCGTCACCGACCCGATCGAGCTCGTCGAAGGAATCGAGATCTTCCGCGTCGACGATCGAAAGGAAGCGAGCAAGGAGTCCTTTTTCGACGAACCCGAAGTTCGGCGCGCGATGACGACCGAGGTCTTTGACGCCAAACGCAAGGAATATATGACCGACCTCCGCCAGGAATCCTACATCAAGATCAACGACAACTATCGCCCGATCGTTACGCCGTACTTTTTGAATCAGAGCGCGGCGACCGAGGAAAAGAAGCCAGCCAAATAGACATTGACCTAAATGAAGCTTTTTACGATCGAAGAAGCTAACGAGCTGATCCCGATGTTGCGCCCGAAACTCGAACAGATTCGGGCGCAATACTTGTCTCTTGCGGTTTATCGCGACAATGCCAAGCTTGCGGCGGCGGCGGCCAACGATTCGGGCGGCGGCGGAATGGCGGGCGGTACGGCATACGTCAACCGGCTGTACGAAGTCGGACGCATTGCGACCGAACTGCACGAAACCGGCATCCAGCTCAAAGACTATTCGCGCGGCCTGATCGACTTTCCTAGTCTGAAGGAAGGCCGCGTCGTGCTTCTCTGTTGGCAGCTCGACGATGCCGACGAACTCGAATGGTGGCACGAACTCGAAGGCGGCTTCGCCGGAAGGCAGCCGCTTTGAGATTTTGGATTTTGGATTTTGGATTCTTGGAATCTGGAATGTGGAATTTGGAATGTGGAATTTGGATTTTGAATTCTTGGAATCTGGAATGTGGAATTTGGAATCTGGAATTTGGAATTTGGAATTTGGAATTTGGAATTTGGAATTTGGAATTTGGAATTTGGAATTTGGAATTCCTGGAAGTTTGTTTCGAGTTCGAACCGCTCTCACAGCTCAAAGCCCAAAGCTCACGGCTCGAATCTCCTGCGGCATTACGATACAAATTGATCAATCCGTATCCTAACGATACATCTGTGGCCGCCAATAGCGACGCCTTCAAGACCCACCGGCTGCAACTCATAAACAAAAGTTGATGGGATCATTCGCATCGATAATGAACAACTTCAAAACAAATCCCTCCAAGTTTAACTTTTGCTTAACTTTACTGTTGACGACTTAAAGTAAAGTCTGATAACATCGCCTCTGTTTTTGATCATATCGTAAGGTTCTCTGATCCATCAGACAGCAATTCCAGTTTTTTCAAGTTTTTTGCACACCTATGAATTGTCCCGTTTGTAATCGAATTCTTGCATCAACTTTATCGATTTGCCCAAGTTGCGGTGCGATGATGAACGATTCCGTTCGTGAGGAACTGACCGAAAAGATTTCCCCCATCGCGAGAAACAGTATGAACGCTCCCCAACGCGAACCGATAATGCCGCCGGCCCCGCTGAAGTTCGTCGCCGCGCCGCCCGCGCCTGTGGTGGAGCCGACGCCCGCGCCGACGCCGGCCACTCCGCCGTTGAAGTTTGATACGGCCGAGATCACGGCGAAGCCGACAAGTCCGACGCTTGTCGATTTTCAGAACAAAAACGCCGCGCTTCCCGATTGGAGGCTCGAACTGCAGAACGCCGTTCGAAAGCGCCGCGACGCTTCACTTCCGGCGCCGGCCGCCGAACCCGTTCCGGCCGTTTCGCAAACGGTGCTGTCGACCAACGGCTCGGCCGCGGTCAAGGCTGAGGTCGTAGCGTACAGCGAACCCGCCGTCGCGCCCGTGAACGGCAAGCTCGAAGGCGCGCTGAAGCGCATCGAAGAATCGAGACGAAGATTTCTTGCCGAGGAAACGGCCGCTCAGCCGGCCAAAGCCGAAATCCCGGCGGCCGCGTTGGCGGCATCCGCTCCGGTTCCGGCGAAACATTATCCTTTTTATATCGCGACCAAAAACGCGTCCGTTCTGCCGAAGCCGCCGGAGATAATGCCGCCGGCGACGCTCGCCCCGCGTCCGTCGATCGAGGATCTGCCGATCATCGAAAAGAAGGATCTCGACACCAACAAGCTCAAACCGCTGCCGAATTCGTCGATCATTTCAAGCAGCCTTGAAAGATCGGCCGCGGACGAACTGCCGGAGATCGAACGGACCGACGCCCCGATGATCTCGATCTCGCGGGCGACCGACGATTTCGACGACGAAGACGATTACGAATTCGAATCGTCCGAGTCGGAACTCGAAGAGGACGAGGATCTCGCGCCGCTCGGAACGCGTTTCAACGCCGCCGCGCTCGATCTGATCATCGGCGCCGGGTCGAGCCTGATCCTGCTCGCGCCGCTGATGCTTTCGGGCGGAAACTGGTTCAGCCTCGCCGGACTGCTGGCGTTCGCCGTGACGTGTTCGATCGTGATGTTCATCTATTTAACGACGGCGGTCGGCTTTTTCGGCCAGACGCTCGGGATGAAGCTGTTTCAGCTCGAAGTGCTCGATATCGAAGAAGAAGAGTATCCGTCGCTCCATCAGGCGGCGGTCAACACTTCCGTTTACCTCGTGTCGCTCGCGTTCGGCGGGCTCGGACTGATCCCGGTGCTGTTCAACGACGAGAAGCGCGCCGCGCACGATCTGCTTTCGGGCACGATCGTCGTCCGCGAGGAATACTAGGCGGATACCGTTTTACGGAACGGGTCTTGGATTTGGGATTTTAGATTTTAGATTTTGGATTTCTGACTTAATCCGGGATCGAAGATCGAAGGTCCAAGATCCGGGATCCGTTCTTTTTTTAATGAACAACCCGACGCTCGAACTCATTTGCGAAGAATTGGCCGCAACGCTTGTCGGGCGGAGAGTCGGACGCATCTTTCAGCTTTCGAAGCTCGGTTTCGCCATCGATTTTCGCGACGGTTCGCGGTTTCTGTTCGTCAGCGCCGACCCGAACGCACCGCGCCTCTTCCTCGTCAACCGCCGCCTTCGAGACATCGAAAAGCAGTCGCTGCAGCAATTGGCGTTCGCGCAATTTCTCAAAAAACGAATCTCCGGCGCGAATGTCGTCGCCGTCGAAAAGCTCGAAGGCGAACGCGTCGTCAAGATCCGGCTGCGCGCCCAGACGGAGTTGGGCGAAACAGCGCCGTTCACGCTCGTCGTCCAGCTTACCGGCCGATCGTCGAACCTGTTCCTGCTTGACGGGTTGGACCGTATTCTCGACCGCCTCCGCGACACGTACGGCGACGGCCAGGAGATCGCGACCGTTTACGCGCCGCCGGAACGAGCTGCCGCGGTCGAACGGACCGAATCGGCGTTGAACACCGAAGGATTCGGATCGATCTCCGAAGCGCTCGACGCGCATTATCTTGCCGCCGGCGAAGAGGCGGAATTCAAACGGCTCGCCGGAGCGGCGCGCGCGAAACTTAAACAGGCCGCGGCGAAGTGCGAAAAGCTCGCCGCGAAACTCCGCGCGGATCTTGCTGCGCACGGCGATCCGGCGATCTGGAAACGATCCGGAGATCTGATCCTTGCGAATCTCTCTGACGCCGCCGTTGTTGACGGTCGCGTTCTCGTGGTGGACTATTTCGACGATGCGACGCCGGTCGTCGAGATCGAGATCGACGAAAACGACGAACTGACCGTCGCCGCGGAAAGGTTTTTCAAGCGTTATTCGAAGGCGCGAAACGCGCGAGAGGAACTAAACCGGCGACTTTCGGAACTGGAATCGACGGCCGCGTCGCTACAGGCGCAAAAAGCGGAGATCGAGGAGCGGATCGAAGACCGCGACGTCGATTATCTCGCGGAGTTTCTCGGCGACGGGAAGATCAAGACCGGTCAGAACCGAACTTCGGCAAGCGATCCGCCGGCGGGCACGCGCCGTTTCATCTCGCCGGACGGATTCGAGATCCTCGTCGGAAAAGGCGCGAAGGACAACGATCAACTGACGTTCCGCGTCGCGCGTTCGTCAGACCTATGGCTCCACGCGGCCGACTATCCGGGTTCGCACGTCATCGTCCGCAACCCTTCACGCGGCGAGATCCCACCGGCGACGGTTCTCGAAGCGGCCAAGCTCGCCGCCTTCTACTCGCAGGCGCGCGAACACCCGAAAGCCGCCGTCCATTACACGCTCCGCAAAAACGTACACAAGCCCCGCGGCGGCGTCCCCGGACTTGTCAGCCTGACGAATTTCAAGACGATCCTGGTCAAGCCGGAGATCCGGGTTTAGTCCATATCAGGCGACGGGCAGACCTCCACATTCGCCCGTGTCGCCGATCCCGCCGTTCAAGGATCGACAGCAAAGGCGTTCTATCGGTTAAGGTTCGCTGGATCGAGCGTCGACCCAGACGGATCAGGGCTGCACACGCATTTCCTGCGAAACACTCCGCCGTTGCAAGGATCGCACCGGCGCGTTAGAAGTTCCGACCGAGATCACGGGCCCGTTCGAGGTAGCCGCGCCGCGTTTCATCGTCGGCGCCGTGAACTGCGTAAAACAGAACGTGTTCAACCTGCTTGATCCCCGGATAGTTCAACGTGTACTCATCGATGACCTTGCACATCGCGTCGCGGAGCCCGGTGTCGTATGAACGCTCATCCCAGATCGTCGTCTGCATAATCAGCGCCTTCTTATGCGTCAGCAGCCCCCGACGGCCGTTGATATCGCCGCGCCAGGCCTCCTCGGTCAGGTCGTAGGCGAAGCCGGGCGTCCAGACGCGATCGAACCACCCTTTCAAAATGACCGGAAAGCTCAAGAAATGGACGGGCGCAATGAACGCCAGCGACTCGGCGCGCGCCACTATCCGCTGCTGTTCGAGCACATCCTGCGGCTGAAAACGCTCCCGCAGGAGGCGTATGATGCCGCGATCGTCGCGCTTCCCGAGCATACGCTTCATCAGGAATCGTCGAAGTGGTCCGCCCGCGCCCTCGATCACGGACTCCCGCACGCGCATTCGTTCGAGCAAGTCGTCCGGGACGCTTTCCGTAAGCCAGCTCGGCGTGTCGCGCGGACGGTGCACCGGATCAAAGCCGATCGCATACAGATCGACGACCTCGCTTGAGTGCCCGGCCTCGCGCAAGCCTGCCGTGAACTGATCCAAAATAGCGTGACAGAACGATTTCGGGTTCGAATTCGCATAGATAGTCAGCACGTTCATATAAGACCTCCCGACTGAGCGGAGTGGAACAAGTTTCTGTCGGCAAAACGCGCGACTGTACCCGCCTAACGGTTGTGAGGACGCGGAACGAAACCGTCGCGCCGCAAGTCACGGGAACTTTTTCATAACTCTACTGTCTTGATTGTAACAAGAATTGATACTGCATTCGAGGTCAACCTCGCGCGGAGTTCACTGTCTTTCT
Coding sequences:
- the mfd gene encoding transcription-repair coupling factor; protein product: MNGETDQFERVCAEIRRGGRIVSLAGLTSTAAKAFVLTRIRAALGKTLVVVTDTNGELETIESDLAYLLEKQARNDNPAPADAHSQIANRNSQIVSLPSFETDIYSNISPHAETLERRALALWRLAQSTPDLVIVSAKSLATRTTSPGEIRKLGAVLARDEDFAPEELVERLAACGYVREEPIKNVGEFSVRGGIVDVWSPAAEMPVRVEFFGDTVDSIREFDPDTQLSTAQLTRIELVPMREFSASPSDFRDWAFFAREKFDDDKDARAVRDRTEFADHGESFPGWEFLLPLTAPRGSTVFDYLKDAVFVIDEPGMVEQTLAGFSDGLGNRYNEIRSAGELALEPSELFLSGPELREGLSGATRLELRALGKAAAGTGEEISDFGTVEPDSNDGESGEPAQKSQIANRKSQIPMFLFPTIEIDSEFEIGSRATRKFHGDIAAFVRESKEKLEDYSFVFESLGLVERFTEILRDYDVQVPARNLNIGELSSGFEIPSLGITVFTEIDVFGENLQREAAKPNPKTQIASRKALGAFISDFRDLKQGDYVVHVDHGIGRFEALQTIAAQGSEREFMLLVYADNTKLFVPVERLDLVSRYSSGEATQPSLDRLGGLGWQKTKAKAKRAMRDMADELLRLYAERKMVQGFAFSADAPWQKEFEDAFPYQLTVDQANAIEDTKGDMETAVPMDRLVIGDVGYGKTEVAMRAAFKAVMDGRQVAVLTPTTVLAYQHFETFKKRFAAFPVSIDLLSRFRSAKEQKAVVEAAENSKVDILIGTHRVLSNDVKLPNLGLVVVDEEQRFGVAHKEKLKHLKKKVDVLTLSATPIPRTLNMSLLGMRDMSVIETPPRDRLAINTQVVQFSEGVIKSAIELEMARNGQVFFIHNRVETIETIAAHVKRIVPNARIVIAHGQMNEKEMEQAVLDFVDFKFDVLVATTIIENGIDIPRANTIIINRADNYGLSQLYQLRGRVGRSNRRAYAYLLIPAEIELTPIARRRLSAIREFSDLGAGFRIAALDLELRGAGNILGGQQSGQLDALGFDLYTKMLERTIAELKGEEIVDEISVSINLGIDVAIPQDYISETSQRLRTYKRISSAESEERLTAIHAEIEDRYGRIPESVNNLFDYARLRKLAESMNIVSVDKTREGFAVKLSEHARVAPEKLMELLAGNDSASFTPNGVLRIAGDAENPIGAARRVLEQIKA
- a CDS encoding MaoC family dehydratase, with protein sequence MDLKVGDVFSVTKEVTDEVIRKFADVSGDYNPIHLDDDFASKTRFGKRIAHGMLGAAFISAVLGYELSERKLVYMSQTLRFIAPVFLGDTVTAKAVVTAIREDKPVVTIETTVSTPNGDCITGEAKILILE
- a CDS encoding lysine--tRNA ligase, whose protein sequence is MSNSITGAGIIENNDQVQARLEHLGELKELVGNVYPNKFDRTSISGRTDTISDIIAFAPVAEVVGEIGEHIKTLAEGERPHAEIRDALNERLKVFGNVRVSGRLTTTPRTMGKAAFVHLSDGKNRIQIYVRKDDAAGVRNDFGFSDSDSNNPNSQIPNPESISGWSIFKLLDGGDFVGVEGFLFLTNTGELSIHVEKLQFLSKSLLPMPDKLHGIADAEIRQRQRYADLIASSLQVEHEGLTTRQVFEVRAKVISSIRRFLEDDGYIEVETPMLTPKATGAAAKPFVTHHNALDITLFARIAPELYLKRLTVGGFEKVYELNRNFRNEGISYKHNPEFTMLEFYCAYMDVNGMMDFCETLLRQSVEKATGGLVANYEGKEIDFGKFERISMHDAVGKHAPGAEITDKNLVALFEEHVEPNLIQPTFIIDFPKSISPLSKASPENPAIAERFELFINGMEVANGFSELNDPQEQYERFLDQMNQREKGDDEAMVLDEDYIRALSYGMPPAAGIGIGIDRLVMLLTNKHSIRDVILFPHLRPEQRISDV
- a CDS encoding peptidyl-prolyl cis-trans isomerase; the encoded protein is MKRISSAIITILFLFAFNALGQETELKVVDEVVAQVNDGVITLSRVKREMKFRVDAMVEQGKTRDAATAEIKGKEGEVIAKIIEEELLMQKGKEIGVESDVDSEVNRRFLDIMKQQNLKTIEALYKEMEKQGLDPQEVKESWRRQFTIDFVVNREVYGKTLWGWTGKEVKAYFEKNKERFLKPEVVTLSEIFLSFAGRDEAAVRERAKQIVADLRKGGDFPKTAADNSDRPDVKETNGAVGSIPIPELKRICEKCLGPIGATAKGGVTDPIELVEGIEIFRVDDRKEASKESFFDEPEVRRAMTTEVFDAKRKEYMTDLRQESYIKINDNYRPIVTPYFLNQSAATEEKKPAK
- a CDS encoding DUF2203 domain-containing protein; its protein translation is MKLFTIEEANELIPMLRPKLEQIRAQYLSLAVYRDNAKLAAAAANDSGGGGMAGGTAYVNRLYEVGRIATELHETGIQLKDYSRGLIDFPSLKEGRVVLLCWQLDDADELEWWHELEGGFAGRQPL
- a CDS encoding RDD family protein yields the protein MNAPQREPIMPPAPLKFVAAPPAPVVEPTPAPTPATPPLKFDTAEITAKPTSPTLVDFQNKNAALPDWRLELQNAVRKRRDASLPAPAAEPVPAVSQTVLSTNGSAAVKAEVVAYSEPAVAPVNGKLEGALKRIEESRRRFLAEETAAQPAKAEIPAAALAASAPVPAKHYPFYIATKNASVLPKPPEIMPPATLAPRPSIEDLPIIEKKDLDTNKLKPLPNSSIISSSLERSAADELPEIERTDAPMISISRATDDFDDEDDYEFESSESELEEDEDLAPLGTRFNAAALDLIIGAGSSLILLAPLMLSGGNWFSLAGLLAFAVTCSIVMFIYLTTAVGFFGQTLGMKLFQLEVLDIEEEEYPSLHQAAVNTSVYLVSLAFGGLGLIPVLFNDEKRAAHDLLSGTIVVREEY